The Cryptococcus gattii WM276 chromosome B, complete sequence genome has a segment encoding these proteins:
- a CDS encoding Hypothetical protein (Similar to TIGR gene model, INSD accession AAW41869.1; CNB02530): MTDNNRNTNRHTKLPIHQYDFDIPPRTHPFATSRLPPIGNTDPTSEFMYQMPVIQGFGKSMSEGGNLTCYGPLDLNALNERLQGLGLKLDKQFESLGNPNIVNQSRPPKASGQSQPYSPSGYERSINQANQLPQAPLTKQAPATNPPTIHTGYPPTPLLDPNEPDSNQPYRWAYRSVTELAPDDSVSMYRPDRAPSRVRSSRRGGTNVDPGENTNIPGEMYDEIHEQQDGESFWTHDDITQGTPKTNRRFEEEMTVGATSVWTRGDIGRDMYDMRDRLLDAEARRDQKAMTCLRRQISEAQGLAATTARLDAAESQLRELQAKLIAEQVARTQIEQEAGLREDEVKNYQNEWACAVRALRRAREEGKKTDEEKRRIQGRFEEARDKLWRYHEALRVREARAQGKEEGRAEAWQEAERWMGGSPPIPGVDPIPAVPGAVLHQTPMTGPLYLQSPQLQSPTANLFQQQQQQQQPLPPQQPISSAQPLPMQSIAQLLEWLANNPGTFSQALGNQDQLQGHQNIHPQQVQVQGMGVLPPQQPFAVQHDGAAGQYVGKAAMSPQMQQMPSQAHQQQQQPTMVTEMMPTTQFQPVGQSSQMQQQMPQQIYHIPGTQQHSQPHQPTSTRSHGKRLYGNIPNAQTDRSSYGNALMADPVLNLPTADSYLERVDHDPGLKKMMAATRSKTVHTSQVPIAVTIELENGRQPLTATKSHFDDNRSDVDKPLPPLKVDIPGVTRSHTFRAAPTDSISSSRRPKRISLSEGLNNYDYHYHRRPMNQIPDGDRYPIFPLPGQNRQNGLGTVEPTNINHVIPLEVSNFQSPNSEYRGGRASEWSTPARHNPGPAASSVRNKVASALRKDMDIEPELENIEEIHERERFTDRRAGQVPAPMEQHGETGMPPHMPFQGGRGPSGPPRPAPSMPNMRHRIQPVMPKPLVHSRARSDSHPGVGRPQSHSIAALHNARQSGDPIIPPHLATAAVSSGVEDVRGRQSALGLSGVGGDDKGSDGIEGMDMGRMRAPTSSRSPSNNLNVAAIPSQVSAQSQISPTTFQPPDSFARATENGDGTHTGRVPISLNTPPGQKGHSNAVDILPSLSVLSSRAKTHPHRISSFNRRSDSRRREPRELQLPDSGSDAQAAHRRARNSHSHTASQPHLPPIVPPIENHTYQPHHAYEAPLPASRSEAPTVYGRMPDNTLTSTGTLKNELRTIDFARDIPLPGRMGTTYDTRTTVVPVFPQKTFSRQPRDRPIASNSGKGNGGNGSSGSGNRVDPRLYVRPLSRSTMKKASTYAASVPPIEEVTEPESGRDTLRRSRVSGTIPS; encoded by the exons ATGACGGATAACAATAGAAACACTAACAGACATACGAAACTTCCCATTCATCAATACGATTTTGACATCCCCCCACGCACCCATCCGTTTGCAACCTCCAGGCTTCCGCCCATCGGCAACACCGATCCCACCAGCGAATTCATGTATCAAATGCCAGTCATTCAAGGCTTCGGGAAGAGCATGTCAGAAGGAGGAAATTTGACATGTTATGGGCCCCTAGA CCTGAACGCCTTAAACGAGCGTCTCCAAGGTCTTGGCCTCAAACTTGACAAACAGTTCGAGTCTCTAGGAAATCCCAACATTGTTAACCAGTCTCGCCCCCCCAAGGCCAGCGGTCAATCACAACCATACTCGCCAAGCGGATACGAACGATCGATCAATCAAGCAAATCAACTGCCTCAAGCTCCGCTCACCAAGCAAGCACCCGCTACCAATCCACCGACCATCCACACTGGATATCCACCCACTCCGTTACTTGATCCCAACGAACCAGATTCCAATCAACCCTATCGTTGGGCTTACCGGTCAGTGACTGAACTTGCACCTGACGATTCTGTCAGCATGTACCGGCCAGACCGTGCCCCCTCAAGGGTCAGATCCAGCCGCAGAGGCGGCACTAATGTCGATCCAGGTGAAAATACGAATATCCCAGGTGAAATGTACGATGAGATACATGAGCAACAAGATGGCGAGTCCTTCTGGACTCACGATGATATCACTCAGGGTACACCCAAGACAAACAGAAGATtcgaggaagagatgaCTGTGGGAGCTACCAGTGTATGGACACGGGGCGATAT TGGTCGAGATATGTACGATATGCGCGATCGTCTTCTTGATGCTGAAGCCCGTCGTGACCAAAAAGCAATGACTTGTCTTCGTCGTCAAATCTCTGAAGCTCAAGGGCTTGCTGCGACGACCGCCCGATTGGATGCAGCAGAAAGCCAGCTTCGTGAGCTTCAAGCGAAACTCATCGCAGAGCAGGTTGCTCGCACTCAAATCGAGCAAGAAGCAGGAttgagagaagatgaggtAAAAAATTACCAAAATGAATGGGCCTGCGCAGTGAGAGCGTTACGTAGAGCTAGGGAGGAAGGTAAGAAGACAGATGAGGAAAAAAGGAGAATCCAGGGACGTTTTGAGGAGGCAAGAGATAA ATTGTGGAGATACCACGAGGCTTTACGGGTACGCGAGGCAAGGGCCCaaggcaaagaagaaggtcgAGCGGAGGCATGGCAAGAAGCAGAACGCTGGATGGGCGGTTCTCCCCCCATTCCAGGTGTTGATCCCATCCCAGCTGTTCCTGGGGCCGTGCTTCATCAAACGCCCATGACCGGTCCGCTCTACCTTCAATCACCCCAGCTGCAATCACCTACGGCCAACTTATTccagcagcaacaacaacaacaacaaccACTGCCGCCGCAACAGCCCATATCCTCTGCACAACCACTGCCCATGCAAAGCATCGCTCAGTTGCTAGAATGGCTTGCAAATAACCCCGGCACATTCTCTCAAGCCTTGGGAAATCAAGATCAGCTGCAAGGCCATCAAAACATACATCCTCAGCAAGTACAAGTACAGGGCATGGGTGTTTTGCCTCCTCAGCAACCGTTTGCTGTACAACATGATGGAGCGGCTGGTCAGTACGTGGGTAAGGCAGCAATGTCTCCACAGATGCAGCAAATGCCTTCACAAGCccatcagcagcagcagcagcctACGATGGTCACAGAGATGATGCCTACGACACAATTTCAACCCGTAGGGCAGAGTAGTCAAATGCAGCAACAGATGCCACAGCAGATATATCATATACCTGGTACTCAACAACACTCCCAACCACATCAACCTACCTCAACCCGCTCACATGGAAAGCGACTTTATGGTAACATCCCAAATGCGCAAACCGACAGATCATCATATGGCAATGCTCTAATGGCAGACCCCGTGCTAAACCTTCCCACTGCAGACAGTTATCTGGAACGGGTTGACCACGATCCAGGATtaaagaagatgatggcTGCGACAAGGAGCAAGACTGTGCATACCTCTCAAGTCCCTATTGCTGTCACGATTGAGCTTGAAAATGGTAGACAGCCCCTGACGGCTACCAAATCGCACTTTGACGATAACAGGTCCGACGTCGACAAacctctccctcctctgAAAGTAGATATCCCTGGCGTAACCCGCTCTCATACTTTCCGTGCAGCCCCTACCGATTCCATCTCTAGCAGTCGCCGACCTAAAAGGATCAGTCTCTCAGAAGGTCTCAACAACTACGACTATCACTATCACCGGAGGCCTATGAATCAAATTCCAGACGGAGACAGGTATCCCATTTTCCCTCTTCCAGGGCAAAACAGACAGAATGGACTTGGAACTGTCGAACCTACCAATATTAATCATGTCAT TCCTCTTGAAGTATCCAACTTCCAATCTCCCAACTCTGAGTATCGCGGTGGCCGTGCATCCGAATGGAGCACTCCCGCTAGACATAACCCTGGTCCCGCCGCTTCTTCAGTCCGTAACAAAGTTGCCAGTGCGTTGCGAAAAGATATGGATATTGAGCCAGAGCTGGAAAATATCGAAGAAATACatgagagagagaggtTTACCGACAGGCGTGCTGGACAA GTACCAGCACCCATGGAGCAGCATGGCGAAACAGGTATGCCGCCACATATGCCTTTTCAGGGTGGCAGAGGCCCATCCGGCCCTCCCAGACCAGCACCCTCCATGCCCAATATGAGGCATCGTATCCAA CCCGTAATGCCAAAGCCTCTTGTGCACTCTCGGGCTCGCTCGGATTCTCATCCTGGAGTTGGCCGTCCTCAATCTCACTCCATCGCTGCTTTACATAATGCTCGTCAGTCGGGGGACCCGATCATTCCCCCACACTTGGCCACAGCCGCTGTGAGTAGTGGGGTTGAGGACGTACGAGGGAGGCAAAGTGCACTGGGTTTGAGTGGAGTTGGAGGGGATGACAAGGGGAGCGATGGGATAGAAGGGATGGACATGGGTAGGATGAGAGCTCCAACA TCTTCGAGATCGCCGTCCAATAACCTCAATGTCGCTGCAATTCCATCTCAAGTTTCCGCGCAGTCCCAAATTTCCCCTACAACCTTCCAGCCTCCAGACTCTTTTGCTAGGGCAACTGAGAATGGAGATGGCACTCATACTGGTAGGGTACCCATTAGTCTCAATACTCCTCCTGGCCAAAAAGGCCATAGCAATGCTGTTGATATTTTGCCGTCCCTGTCTGTACTTTCATCACGCGCCAAAactcatcctcatcgtATATCTTCCTTCAATCGTCGTTCTGATTCTCGACGCCGCGAACCACGTGAGCTTCAGCTCCCAGATTCTGGTAGCGATGCCCAAGCCGCTCATAGGCGAGCCCGAAACAGTCATTCGCACACCGCATCACAGCCCCACTTGCCTCCAATTGTACCTCCTATTGAAAATCATACGTATCAGCCTCACCATGCTTATGAGGCTCCTCTTCCCGCATCACGAAGTGAAGCACCGACGGTGTACGGCAGAATGCCCGACAATACTCTGACATCAACTGGTACATTAAAGAATGAATTGCGGACAATTGACTTTGCCAGGGACATACCGTTACCCGGTAGAATGGGGACCACATATGACACCAGAACTACCGTGGTT CCCGTCTTCCCGCAAAAAACATTTTCTCGCCAACCTCGCGATCGACCGATAGCTTCCAATTCTGGGAAAGGTAACGGAGGCAACGGTAGCAGCGGTAGTGGGAATAGGGTGGATCCGAGATTGTATGTACGTCCACTTAGTCGATCAACAATGAAGAAGGCGTCTA CATATGCAGCCTCAGTACCACCCATTGAGGAGGTCACTGAACCTGAAAGTGGAAGAGATACTTTAAGAAGAAGCAGGGTATCGGGTACCATCCCTTCCTAG
- a CDS encoding uncharacterized protein (Similar to TIGR gene model, INSD accession AAW41866.1) has protein sequence MSSTHLRGQAAVITGGGKNLGALIAKTLAKQGVNIVIHYNSAGSKSETEATLKTVESYGVKAAVFQANLTTEASVEKLFSDARLLLGCPSSILPSIRFDDMFLVNSKCAFFFIKHAANNLNEGGTIISLVTSLLGAFAPGYSTYQGSKAPVEWFTKSAAKELQPKNIRVNCVAPGPMDIPFFYGQETEDAVAFHKSQSLTGRLTDIKDIAPLVEFLCKDKWITGQIIFCKSIYGITIKLCH, from the exons ATGTCGTCGACTCATCTTCGGGGCCAAGCTGCCG TCATCACCGGCGGTGGTAAGAATCTTGGTGCTTTG ATTGCGAAGACTCTCGCCAAGCAGGGTGTGAACATTGTGATTCATTACAACTCCGCCGG TTCCAAATCCGAAACTGAAGCTACACTGAAGACGGTCGAATCGTACGGCGTCAAAGCTGCTGTTTTCCAGGCAAATCTTACCACTGAAGCATCAGTTGAGAA ACTCTTCTCAGACGCAAGGCTGCTCTTGGGCTGTCCAAGTTCGATATTGCCATCAATACG ATTCGATGACATGTTCCTCGTCAACTCGAAATGTGCATTCTTTTTTATCAAGCATGCGGCCAACAATCTTAACGAGGGGGGCACGATCATATCACTCGTGACTTCACTCCTTGGAGCATTCGCGCCTGGTTATTCTACTTACCAAGGCAGTAAAGCTCCTGTAGAGTGGTTCACCAAGTCGGCTGCTAAGGA GCTTCAGCCTAAGAATATTAGAGTCAACTGTGTGGCTCCGGGGCCTATGGACATCCCCTTTTTCTATGGGCAAGAGACGGAAGACGCCGTTGCTTTCCATAAAAGCCAGTCACTCACAGGTCGACTCACAGATATCAAAGATATTGCACCATTGGTGGAGTTCCTTTGCAAGGATAAGTGGATTACCGGACAAATTATCTTCTGTAAGTCGATTTATGGAATAACAATAAAGCTTTGTCACTGA
- a CDS encoding GPI anchor biosynthesis-related protein, putative (Similar to TIGR gene model, INSD accession AAW41865.1) — translation MSASYAINMPPVAAQTAPSPTDKYSVILPTYNERKNLPVIVWLLAKTFESAGINWEIVIVDDASPDGTQEIAKQLAGIYGEDKIVLKPRAGKLGLGTAYVHGLNYCTGNFVIIMDADFSHHPKFIPEFIRLQKLHNLDIVTGTRYSSHPSPTPTASSPSIGLGPGGVYGWDLKRKLVSRGANYLADTVLNPGVSDLTGSFRLYRLHVIKDIISRCTSKGYVFQMEIIVRARALGYTVGEVPITFVDRIYGESKLSGNEIVGYAKGVASLWWSV, via the exons ATGTCCGCATCCTACGCCATAAACATGCCCCCAGTTGCAGCTCAAACCGCCCCATCTC CTACGGACAAGTACTCTGTCATTTTACCTACATATAATGAGAGAAAGAACCTTCCTGTAATCGTTTGGCTTCTGGCTAAAACATTTGAATCTGC CGGGATCAACTGGGAAATTGTCATTGTCGATGATGCCAGTCCGGATGGGACCCAAGAAATTGCCAAGCAGCTTGCTGGAATTTATGGGGAAGACAAGATT GTTCTGAAACCCCGCGCGGGTAAGCTTGGTCTCGG GACGGCTTACGTTCATGGATTGAACTATTGCACTGGCAACtttgtcatcatcatggATGCCGATTTCTCACATCAT CCTAAGTTCATTCCCGAATTCATCAG GCTTCAAAAACTCCATAACCTCGACATTGTCACTGGGACTCGATATTcctctcatccttctcccaCGCCAACTGCTTCCTCTCCGTCTATCGGGCTTGGTCCTGGTGGAGTTTATGGATGGGATCTCAAGCGTAAACTCGTGTCCCGCGGAGCCAACTATCTCGCGGATACCGTCCTCAACCCGGGTGTTAGTGATTTGACTGGCAGTTTTCGTCTGTATCGTCTGCACGTCATAAAGGATATCATCTCTAGATGTACGAGCAAGGGTTACGTTTTCCAGATGGAGATTATTGTTCGAGCGAGGGCTTTGGGTTACACTGTGGGAGAGGTTCCCATCACCTTTGTGGACAGAATTTACGGGGAGAGCAAGCTAAGCGGGAATGAGATTGTCGGATACGCCAAGGGCGTTGCAAGTCTATGGTGGAGTGTGTAA
- a CDS encoding Hypothetical protein (Similar to TIGR gene model, INSD accession AAW41867.1; CNB02510): MFVAGLSPPTLPNLTVGRERSSSVATTDSTRRPSDGASLDTTASVPSPSPTAEESLPKSPNVDMDQIGDGILDVQERDEEGKLQVDERDQQFDELVINLRGALSKMGGKGRVWLDPKGRKEFKILLVEKGVRFPVRKVSSSITTLSLSDPTAATTPHSPLSPLIPSSPLYPDGLIAPVWVRKHAELIPSVFVLFLRLYELPTRHTLPDETAEETQAREAEEKRKEREMDDLLVKEIGDRRRRLGERGIKLTVVLMASSQTLDSPALDPRLSYLRRASALSSKASLFVLSPVPADQLSDFVSSLQDALYDSSMDYYNAHAKRVRRKRSRVPASMPVHAPTTTAQGHKVLGPQGWAVRYDWKMGWFAEVRGEMDVARRHYEDCWNELAKLFSSTTTLPPRTKRWAEAKVLADCVAVRICKLSLYEGEGTRALNSFHVHLKRFGELSRGWGIGEETFEFWSWLSRQYRVFAELLELAQQHNLRIITPPPIFPTPESSAASQSLSYLATPISSQNPTQILQHPAYYYYEAACGTLKRQERFKEALDAENDAMGSEAAKTSGYVSSTAPGFANEKKVDHAALVIELFSKAYSLLKDLPSPLNRTALYVAYRIAETYNLSGQHATAIRFFDRISHSFKNEKWTELVQGIRKMWYESAKAAGSVDGVGKLLLEMMCAGSGIDDQEREGLQEEFVTLLKTTSPSSTNPVVIDMEGPSDSELLDVRAGFWQAESVVSKSVPYQVTLRCPDNVIIGDLEFNNLEIRFSDERSPVTLASSNSVVDESIQVITADSGQAYLKWRSKQILVINGLLASPIEGEIQITSIKLVLRQGSWSFEFVFIPGEISEWTTKKGASDCGESLATSVFFGPQPHAVDLQVSHPPFAFVGETLPIEVKVANNDDRKMNCALSVFLQPAEDGEDDGSHIEMGENPSSTLLQNIPLGLLEPGSSSSQSIKLFVPKECTKIVDFSLQTTTPIPSPADSLDAFPTLDRTEEVSRTVAIPVTKPFVVETSVKLTHKGKTGGEGVVGMTVKVGGPREIIVESLQLVANADDREVKMRSSSLEGAQFPEEWNEETSYGIWALFDLALGHRGAAGNPVQIPAELVFTWRSNESSDLLVKTKHPLPPLFIPPPTDSFLICLLNLPTPPIVPPHSAFPLTVTVLNTHPTYTSSQVSVNVDTAENFVWVGDRNVRLPDILPGKEVEVKLECVVLGGSGWVKVPKISIWDGIGEEREEVRIRGDGTIYIQQ, encoded by the exons ATGTTCGTTGCCGGGCTCTCACCACCTACCCTCCCAAATCTAACCGTAGGCCGAGAAAGAAGTTCTTCGGTAGCCACAACAGACTCGACTCGGAGACCTTCTGACGGAGCATCCTTGGATACGACCGCGTCTGTACCTTCGCCATCTCCCACGGCTGAAGAATCGTTACCGAAGTCGCCTAATGTGGATATGGATCAGATTGGAGACGGTATCCTGGATGTACAAGAACGAGACGAAGAAGGGAAGTTGCAGGTAGATGAGCGAGACCAACAATTCGATGAACTCGTGATCAACCTTAGAGGGGCTTTGTCCAAAATgggagggaaaggaagagTATGGCTAGATCCGAAGGGCAGAAAAGAATTCAAAATTCTGCTAGTAGAGAAG GGGGTTCGATTTCCTGTGCGCAAAGTTAGCTCTTCTATTACCACTCTCAGCCTTAGTGACCCAACAGCGGCGACTACTCCACACTCCCCACTATCTCCTCTgattccttcttcacctcttTATCCTGATGGGCTCATAGCCCCAGTTTGGGTCCGCAAACACGCCGAACTGATCCCATCTGTCTTTGTATTATTTCTACGGCTGTATGAATTACCTACCCGACATACATTACCCGATGAAACTGCCGAGGAGACCCAAGCGCgagaagcagaagaaaaacggaaggaaagggaaatGGACGATCTTTTGGTCAAGGAAATAGGAGatcgaagaagaagactggGTGAAAGAGGAATCAAGCTCACTGTAGTTCTCATGGCAAGCTCTCAAACACTTGACTCACCTGCGCTCGATCCTCGATTGTCATACCTGCGTCGGGCATCCGCACTTTCCTCCAAGGCTTCTCTGTTTGTTCTCTCTCCCGTCCCTGCTGATCAACTTTCGGATTTCGTTTCATCACTTCAAGATGCTCTCTATGACTCTTCTATGGATTATTACAATGCGCACGCCAAGAGGGtcaggaggaagaggagtaGGGTGCCGGCGAGTATGCCTGTACACGCGCCGACAACTACTGCACAGGGCCACAAGGTGCTGGGGCCTCAAGGTTGGGCTGTGAGGTATGATTGGAAGATGGGCTGGTTTGCAGAGGTCAGGGGTGAAATGGATGTTGCGAGAAG GCATTATGAGGATTGCTGGAATGAGCTGGCAAAGTTATTTTCATCTACTACAACGCTTCCACCGAGGACCAAGAGATGGGCTGAAGCAAAGGTTCTGGCTGATTGTGTGGCTGTCAGA ATCTGCAAGCTCTCATTGTATGAAGGTGAGGGCACAAGAGCTCTGAACTCTTTTCATGTACATCTCAAGAGGTTTGGAGAACTTTCAAGGGGGTGGGGAATTGGTGAAGAGACTTTTGAGTTCTGGAGCTGGTTATCAAGGCA ATACCGTGTCTTCGCAGAACTACTGGAGTTGGCCCAACAACATAACCTGCGCATTATTACCCCGCCACCTATTTTCCCAACCCCTGAATCTTCGGCAGCGTCTCAATCTCTTTCATACCTTGCGACGCCTATATCTTCTCAGAACCCGACACAGATACTTCAACATCCAGCTTATTATTACTATGAAGCTGCTTGCGGAACTTTAAAGAGACAGGAGAGATTCAAAGAGGCATTAGATGCCGAG AATGATGCGATGGGTTCAGAAGCTGCAAAAACGAGTGGATATGTCTCCTCCACTGCTCCAGGATTTGCAAATGAAAAGAAAGTCGATCACGCGGCTCTAGTAATTGAG CTCTTTTCAAAAGCGTACTCTCTTCTCAAAGatcttccatctcctttAAATCGCACAGCACTTTACGTTGCTTATCGCATAGCTGAAACATATAATCTTTCAGGACAGCATGCGACGGCCATTCGGTTTTTCGATCGTATCTCTCATAGTTtcaaaaatgaaaaatggaCGGAACTTGTTCAGGGAATCAGAAAAATGTGGTACGAAAGTGCCAAAGCGGCTGGTTCTGTAGATGGTGTAGGTAAACTCTTGCTGGAGATGATGTGCGCTG GAAGTGGGATTGATGATCAAGAACGAGAAGGGCTCCAGGAGGAGTTTGTCACGCTATTAAAG ACCACCAGCCCCTCAAGTACCAATCCGGTTGTGATTGACATGGAAGGACCCTCCGATTCTGAACTAT TGGATGTGCGAGCTGGATTTTGGCAAGCTGAAAGTGTTGTATCCAAATCTGTACCTTATCAAGTAACACTTCGCTGTCCTGACAACGTAATCATTGGTGATCTCGAGTTCAATAATCTGGAAATCCGCTTCTCAGATGAACGGTCTCCTGTTACACTTGCATCAAGCAACTCGGTTGTGGATGAATCCATTCAAGTCATCACCGCCGACTCTGGCCAAGCATATCTGAAGTGGAGGTCCAAGCAGATTCTCGTTATCAATGGGCTGCTTGCATCTCCGATAGAGGGTGAGATACAGATAACATCAATTAAGCTGGTCTTACGACAGGGATCTTGGTCGTTTGAATTTGTCTTCATCCCCGGAGAGATATCTGAATGGACAACCAAAAAAGGTGCCTCGGACTGTGGAGAGAGTTTGGCAACTTCCGTCTT TTTTGGCCCACAACCTCATGCGGTTGATCTTCAAGTCTCACATCCTCCTTTTGCCTTTGTGGGTGAGACATTACCTATAGAGGTGAAGGTGGCAAACAACGACGACAGGAAGATGAATTGTGCATTGTCGGTTTTCCTACAGCCGGCGGAGGACGGGGAGGACGACG GATCTCATATTGAAATGGGTGAAAACCCATCCTCAACGCTTCTCCAGAACATCCCGCTTGGTCTTCTGGAGCCTggctcatcatcatcccaATCGATCAAGTTATTTGTCCCCAAAGAATGTACCAAGATTGTCGACTTTTCTCTACAAACTACAACGCCCATTCCTTCACCCGCCGACTCGCTCGACGCATTCCCTACTTTAGATAGGACAGAGGAGGTCAGCCGTACAGTGGCCATACCGGTTACGAAGCCATTTGTGGTCGAAACCAGCGTCAAGTTGACTCATAAAGGAAAAACAGGGGGTGAAGGGGTTGTGGGAATGACTGTCAAAGTAGGAGGACCTAGGGAGATaattgttgaaagtttGCAATTAGTTGCGAATGCGGATGATAGGGAGGTCAAGATGAGATCAAGCTCGCTTGAAGGTGCACAGTTCCCCGAAG AATGGAACGAAGAAACTTCATATGGTATATGGGCGTTGTTCGACTTGGCATTAGGTCACAGAGGAGCTGCGGGCAACCCAGTGCAGATACCCGCTGAACTTGTTTTCACTTGGCGAAG TAATGAGTCCTCCGATCTGTTGGTCAAGACAAAGCACCCTCTTCCACCCCTTTTCATCCCGCCTCCAACAGACTCTTTCCTGATTTGTTTACTCAACCTTCCAACCCCTCCTATCGTCCCACCTCATTCTGCCTTCCCCCTCACCGTCACAGTCCTGAACACCCACCCTACTTACACCTCGTCTCAAGTGTCGGTCAATGTCGACACGGCAGAAAACTTTGTCTGGGTAGGAGACCGCAATGTTCGATTACCTGACATCCTGCCTGGGAAAGAAGTGGAGGTGAAGCTTGAGTGCGTTGTTCTTGGGGGGAGCGGGTGGGTCAAGGTACCCAAGATAAGCATTTGGGATGGAATTggggaagagagggaggaagTAAGAATTCGAGGAGATGGGACAATATATATACAACAATAA